The genomic stretch GAGAATGGTGCGTCCGTCACGCTCCTTGCGCGAGCGTACCGTCAGTGCCTCGCAAAGCGGCAGGAATTGCGGATAGGCCTCGACATCGGCAACCAAGGCAAACATCTGCTGCGGCGTATGGGCAACGCGGCGGGTGGCTTCGAATTTCGGCATGCAACCACCTCTAAAGCGCGTCGCGTCGGAACGGATTCATGCAACGCGCTTTAGAGTTCTTGTTTCTATGCAAGTCGTTCTCCCAAAACCGAGGTCACTTTTGGGCGACATGCATCAGACCGATTTCTGGAGCTGCGCTTCCCGCGCCGCGCGCAGCCGGGCGAAATCGTCGCCGGCATGGTGCGATGAGCGCGTCAGCGGGCTCGATGCCACCAGCAGGAAACCCTTGGTCCGGCCGATCGTCTCGAAGGACTTGAACTCTTCGGGCGTGACGAAGCGGATCACCGGATGGTGCTTCTTCGACGGCTGCAGATACTGGCCGATGGTCATGAAGTCGACATTGGCCGAACGCAGATCGTCCATCAGCTGCAGGATCTCATTCCGCTCCTCGCCCAGGCCGACCATGATGCCGGACTTGGTGAAGATCGACGGGTCGAGTTCCTTGACCCGCTGCAACAGCCGGATCGAGTGGAAATAGCGGGCGCCCGGCCGCACCGTCAGATAGTTCGACGGCACGGTTTCGAGATTGTGGTTGAAGACGTCGGGCTTGGCCGCCACGACGATCTCGAGTGCGCCGTCCTTGCGCAGGAAATCGGGCGTCAGGATTTCGATCGTCGTCAAAGGCGTCGCCGCGCGTATTGCCCGGATGACCTCGGCAAAATGCTGCGCACCGCCATCGGCAAGATCGTCGCGGTCGACGGAGGTGATGACGACATGGCTGAGCCCCATCTGCTTGACGGTGTGCGCGATACGCGCCGGCTCATCGGCATCCAGCGCGGTCGGAATGCCGGTGGCGACGTTGCAGAAGGCGCAGGCGCGCGTGCAGATCTCGCCCATGATCATGAAGGTGGCGTGCTTCTTTTCCCAGCACTCGCCGATGTTGGGGCAACCAGCCTCTTCGCAGACGGTCACCAGCTTGTGCGATTTCACGATCTCGCGTGTCTCGGCATAGCCCTTCGAGACCGGCGCCTTGACGCGGATCCAGTCCGGCTTGCGCAAGACCTCCTGGTCGGGCTTGTGTGCCTTCTCGGGGTGCCGCAGCCGCGGCGCGTTGGCGATCGTGTCGAGGACAGTGACCATCTGAACCCTGGCTTCTCTTGCGACCGCCCGTCGGCGATCGTCACTTTATCGTCATCTAGGACTTTTCGGCACAAAGAAAAAGGCTGCGACGGTGCATGCCGCCACAACCGTTTTCGCATAGCCGCGAATGATACCGATTAGCGGCGCACCAGGCGACCGACCCAGATCAGCAGGCATGCACCGATGAAGCCGGTGATCAGATAGGCGATCCAGCCGACGCCGAATGGGCCGAAATTGAGCGCTTGCAGGATGGCGTTCAACACGACTGCGCCAACTATACCCATGATAATATTCATGAAAATGCCGGTGTTGCTCTTCATGAACATTTCGGCGAACCAGCCTGCCAGGCCGCCGATGATGATGGCTGCGATCCAGCCCACGCCGTTCAAGTGCATATGCCTTCTCCTTGCGCGCGTAAAAATGCATGCGGAAACGAACTGCCTTGCCGTCGAGTTCCCAGGGCTTTCGCGGCTGAGTCTCCTGCAGCGAATCTATCATGCGTTCAAGGCGCGGCCATAGGCGTCGAGCACGCTCTCTTTCATCATCTCCGACAGCGTCGGATGCGGGAAGATGGTGTGCATCAGCTCTTCCTCGGTCGTCTCGAGGTTCATCGCCACGACAAAGCCCTGGATCAGTTCGGTCACCTCGGCGCCAACCATGTGGGCGCCGAGCAGCTGACCGGTCTTCTTGTCGAAAATGGTCTTGATGAAGCCCTGGTCCTCGCCAAGCGCGATCGCCTTGCCGTTGGCGGCGAACTGGAAGCGGCCGACACGGATATCCTTGCCTTCGGCCTTGGCCTTGGCTTCCGTCAAGCCGACGGAAGCGACCTGCGGATTGCAGTAGGTGCAGCCGGGTATCTTGAGCTTGTCGATGGCGTGCACGCCGGGGAAATTCGCGATTTTCTCGACGCACACGACGCCCTCATGCTCGGCCTTGTGGGCAAGCATGGGCGGGCCGGCGACGTCGCCGATGGCGTAGACGCCGGGCACATTGGTCTTGCCGTAGCCGTCGACGACGACGCAGCCACGATCGGTCTTCACGCCAAGCGCTTCAAGCCCGAGGCCCTCGATGTTACCCTGGACACCGACGGCCGAGATCATGCGGTCTGCGGTGATCTTCTCGACCTTGCCGTCCTTCATCTCGACATGCGCGGTGACCGAGTTGGCGCCCTTTTCGACCTTGGTCACCTTGGCTTCGAGGATGATCTTCATGCCTTGCTTCTCGAACTGCTTTTGCGCGAATTTCGAGACTTCGGCATCTTCGACCGGCATCACCGCCGGCAGCAGCTCGACGACCGTCACGTCGGCGCCCATGGTGCGGTAGAACGAGGCGAATTCGATGCCGATGGCGCCCGAGCCCATCACCAGCAGCGACTTCGGCATCTCCTTCGGCACCATGGCCTCGAAATAGGTCCAGATCAGTCTGCCGTCCGGCTCGATACCGGGCAGCGCGCGCGGCCGGGCGCCGGTCGCCAGGATGATGTGCTTGGCGGTGTAGGTGCCCTCGCCCTTGACGCCCTTCGGCACCGGCGGCTGCGGTTCCATCGGCTTCTTGGCCGTCTTGGAGACGACGACCTCACCCGGCTTCGACAGCTTGGCTTCGCCCCAGATGACGTCGACCTTGTTCTTCTTCATCAGGAAGGCCACGCCGCCATTGAGCCGCAGCGAAACTTTGCGCGAGCGGTCGACGACGGCCGATGTGTCGACGCTGACCTTGCCGTCGAGCTTCAGGCCATAGTCCTTCAAATGATCGGAATAGTGCATGATCTCGGCCGAGCGCAGCAGCGCCTTGGTCGGGATGCAGCCCCAGTTGAGGCAGATGCCGCCGAGATGCTCGCGCTCAACGATCGCCGTCTTGAAGCCGAGCTGGGCGGAACGCACCGCCGTGACATAGCCGCCGGGGCCGGAGCCGATGATGATGACGTCGTAGTTCTCAGCCACGGGATTTTCTCCTTCAATCACAATTCCAGCATGACGCGCACGACTGGTGCCAGCGCCTTGCCGATGTTTCGCGTGTTTTCCGCATCGAGATGGACGCCGTCGAGCGGTGTGGTTTGCGCCACCGTGCCGGCATCGAAGAAGCCGCAGCCGACCTCGTCGGCGAGCGCGGCATATTGCGGGGCGAGATGCTTCGATGCCTCGTCACCGCCGGCAAACATTTCCCTGAAATCGGCATTTTCGGTGCGGCTTACAATGGGCGGCGACACAATGAGTATCTGTGGCGCCGGCCAGTCGAACGGATAGTCATGGCCACGCACGATGTCGATCAACCGCTGGATGCCTTGCTTGGCGGCGACCGGATTGCCGTGGATCCACGGCTTCATGTCGTTGGCGCCGAGCATGATGACGATCAGGTCGATCGGCGCATGGGTCGTCAGCACCGTCGGCAACAGCCGCGCACCGTTGCGGTCCGCTCCGGCCAGATGATCGTCGAAGGCCGTGGTGCGGCCATTGAGGCCATCGGCGATGACCTGGACGCCACCGCCAAGCCCGGCCTGCAGCACGCTTGGCCAGCGGTCCTGCAGCGCGTGGCGGCCGCCCTCGGCATCATAGCCCCAGGTCAACGAGTCGCCGTAGCAAAGCACTGTCTTCATGCGTTCACCTGTGCATTGATCAAACCGGTTCCCAGCCGCCAGCGCACGAACAGCCAGTGAACCAGGACCGTGGCCAGGCTCGGCAAAACCAGGCCGGCGACGATTGGCAGGTCACTCCCCCACTGGCGCTTGTCGATCGGCTGCGAGAATGTCCAGCCGATCAGGCCGAGCCCGACAAGCACGAACAGGACAATGGCGCAAAGGGCCAGCCAGTTGATGATCGTCGGTGCATTTGAAAAGAACTGCGCGACGAAAAACATCATCGTCACGACGATGGTGACAAGCGCCGACACCATGAACACCAGAATGTATTCTTCCTGCGCATGGGTCGCGATGGCCAGTCCCAGCGCAACCAGGCTGCCAGCAAAGCCGGAAATGAAAAAGGCGAAAAGGCTGGTGAAGAATTTCCGCACGAGCCTTTTCCTCTCCTAGACCAGCATGCCCATCGGGTTTTCGATGAGCCGCTTGAAGGCGACCAGCAGTTCGGCGCCGAGTGCTCCGTCGACGGCGCGATGGTCGGTCGACAGCGTCACCGACATGACGGTGGCGATCTTGATCTCGCCATTCTTGACCACCGCCCGCTCCTCGCCGGCACCGACCGCCAGGATCGTCGCATGCGGCGGGTTGATGACGGCGGCAAAATCCTTGATGCCGAACATGCCGAGGTTGGAGACGGCTGTCGTGCCGCCCTGATATTCTTCCGGCTTCAGCTTGCGGCTGCGGGCGCGGCTGGCCAGATCCTTCATCTCGTTGGAGATGGTCGACAGCGTCTTTTCGTCCGCATGCCGAATGATCGGCGTGATCAGGCCACCGGGGATCGAGACGGCAACACCGACATCGGCGTGCTTGTGCTTGACCATGGCACTTTCTGTCCATGAGGCATTGGCATCCGGCACCGCCTTCAATGCCAAAGCCATCGCCTTGATGACCATGTCGTTGACCGACAGCTTGTAGGCTGGCGCCTCGCCCTTGTCGGTCTTCTTCATGGGTGCCGCGGCATTGATCTGCGTGCGCAATGCCAGGAGCGCGTCGAGCTCGCAGTCGAGCGTGAGATAAAAATGCGGAATGGTGGATTTTGCCTCGACCAGGCGGCGCGCAATGGTCTTGCGCATATTGTCGTGCGGCACGAGCTCGTAGGAGCCCTGCTCGAACAGCTTCAGCACCTGATCGTCCGACATCGGCTTCACCGCCGGGGCGGAAGCAGCAGCCGGTGCGGCAGCCGGAGCCTTGGCGGCGGGTGCCGCCTTGGCACCACCACCTGCAATCGCGGCCTCGACGTCGGCCTTGACCACGCGGCCATGCGGGCCGGTGCCGGTCACGGCCGAGACATCGACGCCCGCGTCCTTGGCGATGCGGCGCGCGAGCGGTGAAGCGAAAGTGCGCTCGCCAGCCGCGTGGCCATTGGCGGCCGGAGCCGGCTCTGCCTTTGCCTGTGCAGGTGCCGCTGCGGCTGCCGGTTTCGGCGCCTCTGCCTTTGGCGCCTCGGCTGGCGGAGCTTCGGCTTTCGCCGGTGCGGCACCGCCACCGCTTTTGGCGGCAGCGCCCGCATCCTCGCCCTCGGCGGCGAGCACGGCGATCAGCGCGTTGACCTTGACGCCTTCGGTGCCGGCGGGAACGATGAGCTTGGCGACGGTGCCCTCGTCGACGGCTTCGACCTCCATCGTCGCCTTGTCGGTTTCGATCTCGGCGATGACGTCGCCCGGCGAAACCTTATCGCCTTCCTTGACCAGCCACTTTGACAGATTGCCCTCTTCCATCGTGGGCGAGAGCGCCGGCATGGTGATGTTGATTGGCATTTTGTCCTCCCGCCCGGTTCAGCGATACGTGACGGCTTTGACCGCCTCGATGACCTCGCCGACATTCGGCAAAGCCAGCTTTTCGAGGTTGGCCGCATAAGGCATCGGCACGTCCTTGCCGGCAATGGTGATGACCGGCGCGTCGAGGAAATCGAAGGCGCGCTGCGACACCTGGTTGGCGATGTGGTCGCCGACCGAGCTCTGCGGGAAGCCTTCCTCGACCACCACAAGGCGGTTGGTCTTCTTGACCGAGGCGATGATGGTGTCGAGATCGAGCGGACGGATGGTGCGCAGATCGATGACCTCGGCGTCGATGCCCAGGCCGCGCAATTCGGCTTCGGCCTTGACCGCATAGGTCATGCCGATGCCGAAGGAGACGATGGTGACGTCCTTGCCTTGCTTGTGGATGCGCGCCTTGCCGATCGGCAGCACGAAATCATCCAGCTTCGGCACGTCAAAGGACTGGCCGTAGAGGATTTCGTTCTCGAGGAAGATGACCGGGTTCGGGTCGCGTATGGCTGCCTTGAGCAGCCCCTTGGCGTCGGCGGCGGTATACGGCATCACCACTTTCAGGCCAGGAATGTGGCTGTACCAGGCGGCGTA from Mesorhizobium sp. 113-3-3 encodes the following:
- a CDS encoding SGNH/GDSL hydrolase family protein, translated to MKTVLCYGDSLTWGYDAEGGRHALQDRWPSVLQAGLGGGVQVIADGLNGRTTAFDDHLAGADRNGARLLPTVLTTHAPIDLIVIMLGANDMKPWIHGNPVAAKQGIQRLIDIVRGHDYPFDWPAPQILIVSPPIVSRTENADFREMFAGGDEASKHLAPQYAALADEVGCGFFDAGTVAQTTPLDGVHLDAENTRNIGKALAPVVRVMLEL
- a CDS encoding GlsB/YeaQ/YmgE family stress response membrane protein, giving the protein MHLNGVGWIAAIIIGGLAGWFAEMFMKSNTGIFMNIIMGIVGAVVLNAILQALNFGPFGVGWIAYLITGFIGACLLIWVGRLVRR
- the lipA gene encoding lipoyl synthase; protein product: MVTVLDTIANAPRLRHPEKAHKPDQEVLRKPDWIRVKAPVSKGYAETREIVKSHKLVTVCEEAGCPNIGECWEKKHATFMIMGEICTRACAFCNVATGIPTALDADEPARIAHTVKQMGLSHVVITSVDRDDLADGGAQHFAEVIRAIRAATPLTTIEILTPDFLRKDGALEIVVAAKPDVFNHNLETVPSNYLTVRPGARYFHSIRLLQRVKELDPSIFTKSGIMVGLGEERNEILQLMDDLRSANVDFMTIGQYLQPSKKHHPVIRFVTPEEFKSFETIGRTKGFLLVASSPLTRSSHHAGDDFARLRAAREAQLQKSV
- the lpdA gene encoding dihydrolipoyl dehydrogenase yields the protein MAENYDVIIIGSGPGGYVTAVRSAQLGFKTAIVEREHLGGICLNWGCIPTKALLRSAEIMHYSDHLKDYGLKLDGKVSVDTSAVVDRSRKVSLRLNGGVAFLMKKNKVDVIWGEAKLSKPGEVVVSKTAKKPMEPQPPVPKGVKGEGTYTAKHIILATGARPRALPGIEPDGRLIWTYFEAMVPKEMPKSLLVMGSGAIGIEFASFYRTMGADVTVVELLPAVMPVEDAEVSKFAQKQFEKQGMKIILEAKVTKVEKGANSVTAHVEMKDGKVEKITADRMISAVGVQGNIEGLGLEALGVKTDRGCVVVDGYGKTNVPGVYAIGDVAGPPMLAHKAEHEGVVCVEKIANFPGVHAIDKLKIPGCTYCNPQVASVGLTEAKAKAEGKDIRVGRFQFAANGKAIALGEDQGFIKTIFDKKTGQLLGAHMVGAEVTELIQGFVVAMNLETTEEELMHTIFPHPTLSEMMKESVLDAYGRALNA
- a CDS encoding pyruvate dehydrogenase complex dihydrolipoamide acetyltransferase, producing MPINITMPALSPTMEEGNLSKWLVKEGDKVSPGDVIAEIETDKATMEVEAVDEGTVAKLIVPAGTEGVKVNALIAVLAAEGEDAGAAAKSGGGAAPAKAEAPPAEAPKAEAPKPAAAAAPAQAKAEPAPAANGHAAGERTFASPLARRIAKDAGVDVSAVTGTGPHGRVVKADVEAAIAGGGAKAAPAAKAPAAAPAAASAPAVKPMSDDQVLKLFEQGSYELVPHDNMRKTIARRLVEAKSTIPHFYLTLDCELDALLALRTQINAAAPMKKTDKGEAPAYKLSVNDMVIKAMALALKAVPDANASWTESAMVKHKHADVGVAVSIPGGLITPIIRHADEKTLSTISNEMKDLASRARSRKLKPEEYQGGTTAVSNLGMFGIKDFAAVINPPHATILAVGAGEERAVVKNGEIKIATVMSVTLSTDHRAVDGALGAELLVAFKRLIENPMGMLV